A stretch of the Papaver somniferum cultivar HN1 chromosome 6, ASM357369v1, whole genome shotgun sequence genome encodes the following:
- the LOC113288495 gene encoding probable xyloglucan glycosyltransferase 12 — MAPPTFQWWEKESHRGTPVIVKMENPNYSMVEIEGPSEEDVFLTPNNRNAKGRGKNAKQLTWVLLLKAHKAVGCLTSIGSTTFNLFSAIKRRLHSGRTDSEEDDDGNDDHTQEIHHNDNANENQTVKSRFYSFIKLFLWFSVVLLGFEIAAYFNGWQFESPYLNFQQHFHLPSFEFEGGLFDFVYSRWVFIRVEYLAPPLQFLANACIVLFLIQSVDRLVLCLGCFWIKFKKIKPIPKGEIVLDVESSGGSTDKTNYFPMVLVQIPMCNEKEVYQQSIGAVCNLDWPKSNMLIQVLDDSDDPITQLLIKEEVQKWQQEGAHIVYRHRVLRDGYKAGNLKSAMNCSYVKDYEFVVIFDADFQPNPDFLMKTVPHFKDNDEIALVQARWSFVNKDENLLTRLQYINLSFHFEVEQQVNGIFLNFFGFNGTAGVWRIKALEESGGWLERTTVEDMDIAVRAHLHGWKFVFLNDVECQCELPESYEAYRKQQHRWHSGPMQLFRLCLPDIIRSKISVGKKANMIFLFFLLRKLILPFYSFTLFCIILPMTMFIPEAELPPWVVCYIPATMSFLNILPAPKSFPFIVPYLLFENTMSVTKFNAMISGLFQLGSAYEWVVTKKSGRSSEGDLVSLVEKDPKHIRGVSVPNLDEMEKEEIRQKQQRVSEKKKKHNRIYTKELALAFLLLTASARSLLSAQGIHFYFLLFQGISFLMVGLDLIGEQVE; from the exons ATGGCACCACCGACGTTCCAATGGTGGGAGAAAGAAAGCCATAGAGGGACGCCGGTAATAGTAAAAATGGAAAACCCTAATTATTCAATGGTGGAGATTGAAGGTCCAAGTGAAGAAGATGTTTTTCTAACGCCGAATAATAGAAATGCAAAAGGGAGAGGTAAAAATGCAAAACAATTGACATGGGTTTTGTTATTGAAAGCTCACAAAGCTGTTGGATGTTTAACTTCAATTGGTTCAACAACATTCAATCTTTTCTCTGCAATTAAACGTAGGCTTCATTCAGGAAGAACAGAttcagaagaagatgatgatggaaaTGATGATCATACCCAAGAGATTCATCATAATGATAATGCTAATGAAAATCAGACTGTAAAAAGCAGATTTTATTCATTTATAAAACTGTTTTTATGGTTTTCTGTGGTGCTATTAGGGTTTGAAATTGCTGCTTATTTTAATGGTTGGCAATTTGAGTCACCATACTTGAATTTTCAGCAGCATTTTCATTTGCCTTCTTTTGAATTTGAAGGGGgtctttttgattttgtgtatTCTAGATGGGTTTTTATAAGGGTTGAGTATTTAGCTCCACCTCTACAGTTTCTAGCAAATGCTTGTATTGTGTTGTTCTTGATACAAAGTGTGGATCGGTTAGTTTTGTGTTTAGGGTGTTTTTGGATCAAATTTAAGAAGATTAAACCGATTCCGAAAGGAGAGATTGTGTTGGATGTTGAATCAAGTGGTGGAAGCACTGATAAAACTAATTACTTCCCAATGGTTCTTGTTCAGATCCCTATGTGCAATGAAAAGGAG GTATACCAGCAATCTATCGGTGCTGTCTGCAATTTAGACTGGCCAAAATCAAACATGCTCATTCAAGTACTGGATGACTCTGATGACCCAATTACACAATTGCTTATCAAAGAGGAAGTTCAGAAATGGCAGCAAGAGGGCGCGCACATTGTCTACAGGCATCGTGTGCTTAGAGACGGGTACAAAGCTGGGAATTTGAAATCTGCCATGAATTGTAGTTATGTCAAGGATTACGAATTTGTTGTCATCTTTGATGCTGATTTTCAACCTAACCCAGATTTTTTGATGAAGACAGTACCTCACTTCAAG GACAATGATGAAATAGCGTTGGTTCAGGCCAGGTGGTCTTTTGTCAATAAAGACGAGAACCTGCTCACAAGATTGCAGTACATCAACTTGTCTTTTCATTTTGAGGTTGAACAGCAAGTCAATGGGATATTCCTCAACTTCTTTGGATTCAATGGAACCGCTGGCGTTTGGAGGATAAAGGCTTTGGAGGAATCTGGTGGATGGTTGGAGAGAACTACAGTGGAAGACATGGATATAGCCGTTCGTGCTCATCTTCATGGATGGAAATTCGTTTTTCTCAATGATGTTGAG TGTCAATGTGAACTACCTGAATCTTATGAAGCATATCGAAAGCAGCAACACAGATGGCATTCTGGTCCCATGCAGCTGTTTCGCCTCTGTTTGCCTGACATTATTCGTTCAAAG ATCAGTGTTGGAAAGAAGGCCAATAtgatattcctcttcttcctactACGAAAACTTATATTACCCTTCTATTCCTTCACCCTCTTCTGCATAATTCTCCCCATGACAATGTTCATCCCAGAAGCTGAGCTTCCTCCCTGGGTCGTCTGCTATATCCCAGCCACCATGTCATTTCTCAACATCCTTCCGGCTCCCAAATCCTTCCCTTTCATAGTTCCTTACCTCCTCTTTGAAAACACAATGTCTGTCACCAAATTCAACGCAATGATCTCTGGCCTCTTCCAGCTTGGGAGTGCCTACGAATGGGTTGTCACCAAAAAGTCAGGTCGCTCCTCTGAGGGTGATCTTGTATCATTAGTTGAAAAAGATCCAAAGCACATTCGTGGTGTATCTGTGCCCAATCTCGatgagatggagaaggaagaaaTTCGGCAGAAGCAACAACGAGTgtctgaaaagaagaagaaacacaacAGAATATATACAAAGGAGCTAGCTCTTGCTTTTCTTCTCCTCACAGCCTCTGCAAGGAGTTTGTTGTCTGCACAGGGTATacatttttactttcttcttttcCAGGGGATATCTTTCTTAATGGTGGGTCTGGACCTGATAGGAGAACAGGTTGAGTAA
- the LOC113288496 gene encoding proline iminopeptidase-like, translating into MDSLPELNRNLYSDIEPHKSGFLKVSDLHSIYWEQSGNPNGHPVVFLHGGPGGGTAPSNRRFFDPEFYRIVLFDQRGAGKSTPHACLEENTTWDLINDIEKLREHLEIPEWQVFGGSWGSTLSLAYSQAHPDKVTGIVLRGIFLLRKKELDWFYEGVGAAAVFPDAWESFRDLIPENERSCFISAYNKRLNSEDLETQYEAARRWTRWEMMTTYLIPNEDQAKRGDDDKFSLAFARIENHYFVNKGFFPTESFLLDNIDKIRHINTTIVQGRYDMCCPMMSAWELHKAWPEAEFKVVADAGHSANEPGIAAELVAANEKLKHILKRDGTVSN; encoded by the exons ATGGATTCATTACCGGAGTTGAACAGGAACCTTTATTCAGATATAGAGCCACATAAGTCTGGGTTTTTGAAAGTTTCTGATCTTCACTCAATCTATTGGGAGCAATCAGGGAATCCTAATGGACAT CCAGTTGTGTTTCTCCATGGAGGTCCAGGAGGTGGTACAGCACCTAGCAATAGAAGATTCTTTGACCCTGAATTTTACCGTATTGTTTTGTTTGATCAG AGAGGTGCTGGTAAAAGCACACCCCATGCTTGCTTGGAGGAAAACACAACATGGGACCTCATTAATGATATTGAAAAGCTAAGAGAGCATTTGGAAATTCCAGAATGGCAG GTTTTTGGTGGGTCGTGGGGAAGCACTCTTTCCTTAGCCTACAGCCAAGCACATCCTGACAAG GTTACTGGCATTGTCCTTAGAGGTATCTTTCTGCTAAGAAAGAAAGAGCTTGATTGGTTTTACGAAGGAGTTGGTGCTGCAGCTGTATTTCCCGATG CTTGGGAGTCTTTCAGAGACTTGATCCCAGAAAACGAGAGGAGCTGTTTTATAAGTGCCTACAACAAGAGGTTGAATTCCGAGGATCTAGAAACACAA TATGAGGCTGCTAGAAGGTGGACCAGGTGGGAGATGATGACCACATATCTTATCCCTAATGAAGATCAAGCTAAAAGAGGAGATGATGATAAGTTTTCCTTG GCATTTGCAAGGATTGAAAACCATTACTTCGTGAACAAGGGCTTTTTTCCTACCGAGTCGTTCCTCTTGGATAACATCGATAAGATAAGACATATTAACACTACAATTGTTCAG GGAAGGTATGATATGTGCTGTCCAATGATGTCTGCATGGGAACTTCATAAAGCATGGCCAGAGGCAGAATTTAAG GTGGTTGCAGATGCTGGACATTCTGCAAATGAACCAGGAATAGCTGCTGAACTTGTTGCAGCAAACGAAAAACTCAAGCACATTTTGAAAAGGGACGGAACTGTTAGTAACTAG